Proteins encoded by one window of Nitrincola iocasae:
- a CDS encoding pentapeptide repeat-containing protein, whose amino-acid sequence MMKSFTDGMQYLDAQFKKLELPDTHYTDIEFEECLFEDCDFSRAKFKQCKFINCDFIRCNLSLIDLTGSKLFGATFQESKLIGVDWTKATWPVYHLDFELKFQRCILNDSSFFGLTLNELIADACKLHEVDFREGDFRKSTLSGCDFTHSLFMNTNLENVDFSESTDFAINVLENKVKGARFSRYEASSLLELLGIELVD is encoded by the coding sequence ATGATGAAAAGTTTTACCGATGGTATGCAGTATTTAGATGCTCAATTCAAAAAACTTGAATTGCCAGATACACATTACACAGATATAGAGTTTGAAGAGTGTTTGTTTGAAGACTGTGACTTTTCTCGGGCAAAATTTAAGCAGTGCAAATTCATTAATTGCGACTTTATCCGTTGTAATCTGAGCTTGATAGATTTAACTGGCAGCAAGCTTTTCGGAGCTACATTTCAAGAGAGCAAGCTGATAGGTGTTGACTGGACCAAAGCCACCTGGCCTGTGTACCACCTTGATTTTGAGTTGAAATTCCAACGTTGCATTTTGAATGACTCATCATTTTTCGGACTGACGTTAAACGAACTGATTGCAGATGCGTGCAAACTACATGAGGTGGATTTTCGGGAAGGGGATTTCAGAAAATCAACCCTGAGTGGTTGCGACTTTACCCATAGCTTGTTTATGAATACGAACTTGGAAAACGTTGATTTCAGTGAATCAACTGACTTTGCAATCAATGTGTTAGAGAACAAAGTTAAAGGTGCCAGGTTTTCACGTTATGAGGCATCAAGTTTGTTGGAGTTATTGGGAATAGAGCTAGTCGATTAA
- a CDS encoding DMT family transporter, with the protein MKAVNRSMGPLEWFLLIALSVLWGGSFFFVEVAVEALGPLTIVALRVGLAAVALNLIVVAMGLRMPINRQVWTAFLGMGFLNNMVPFSLIVWGQVHITSGHASILNASTPFFTVIAAHYLTCDEKLTGGRLLGVMLGIAGVAAMVGADALAGINTHTLAQLAVLGAAISYACAGIFGRRFRTLGCSPLVTATGQVTASALVLFPLALVVEQPWGQPLPGVEVWGAVIGLALFSTALAYILYFRILATAGATNLLLVTFLIPISAILLGTAILGEQFEPKHLIGMGLIGLGLAAIDGRPLACLRRKLARSE; encoded by the coding sequence ATGAAAGCCGTAAATCGTTCCATGGGGCCGCTAGAGTGGTTTCTGCTGATCGCCTTGTCAGTGCTCTGGGGAGGATCATTCTTTTTCGTCGAGGTGGCCGTTGAGGCCCTTGGACCACTGACTATCGTTGCGCTACGGGTCGGGTTAGCGGCGGTAGCGCTCAACTTGATTGTTGTGGCAATGGGGTTAAGGATGCCGATAAATCGGCAAGTGTGGACAGCCTTTCTGGGCATGGGGTTTCTCAATAACATGGTACCCTTTAGCCTGATTGTTTGGGGTCAAGTACATATCACCAGCGGCCACGCATCAATTCTTAACGCCTCAACCCCTTTCTTTACCGTGATCGCCGCGCACTATTTAACCTGTGATGAAAAGCTGACTGGGGGGCGTCTTTTAGGCGTCATGCTCGGTATCGCAGGTGTTGCAGCAATGGTGGGTGCCGATGCGCTTGCGGGCATCAACACTCACACTCTCGCTCAGCTTGCTGTGCTCGGTGCGGCGATCTCCTACGCTTGCGCTGGTATCTTCGGTCGGCGCTTTCGCACACTGGGTTGCTCTCCTTTGGTGACGGCCACGGGCCAGGTGACAGCTTCAGCGCTCGTGCTGTTTCCTTTAGCACTTGTGGTTGAGCAGCCTTGGGGGCAGCCTTTGCCCGGCGTAGAAGTTTGGGGGGCGGTTATCGGACTCGCCTTGTTTTCCACAGCACTCGCCTATATCCTTTATTTCCGCATTTTGGCGACAGCTGGTGCGACCAATTTATTACTCGTAACCTTCCTTATCCCAATTAGCGCCATTCTGCTCGGTACTGCAATTCTCGGTGAGCAGTTCGAGCCGAAACACCTTATCGGGATGGGGCTTATCGGACTTGGACTGGCAGCGATTGATGGACGACCCTTGGCTTGCTTGCGACGCAAACTGGCTCGTAGCGAATAA
- a CDS encoding methylated-DNA--[protein]-cysteine S-methyltransferase, with protein sequence MTNNTKASVALIVQACRHIEQAETAPTLEQLAAEANLSPWYFHRLFKEIVGVTPKQYATRQQTQRFRDSLNSEQTVTEAIYNAGFSSSSRAYDKSRDRLAMTPSDYRKAAEGLTIRYATAACFLGWIIVAVTERGICAIEFGDDPKSLPALVQARFSKAFLQEGGSELTAVIESVISFIEAPDSAIELPLDIQGTAFQERVWNALRSVPAGSTVSYTDIACQIGSPKAVRAVAQACAANKLAVVIPCHRVVRSDGNLSGYRWGVERKRALLRHEKDNKG encoded by the coding sequence ATGACAAATAATACTAAGGCGTCGGTGGCACTTATTGTTCAAGCCTGTCGTCATATAGAACAGGCGGAGACAGCTCCGACGCTGGAGCAGCTTGCCGCAGAGGCTAACTTGAGTCCCTGGTACTTCCACCGCCTGTTCAAGGAGATCGTTGGAGTGACTCCAAAACAATATGCCACCAGGCAACAGACGCAGCGCTTTCGGGACAGCCTGAACAGTGAACAGACAGTCACTGAGGCAATCTACAATGCTGGCTTTAGTTCAAGCAGCCGTGCTTACGATAAATCACGAGATCGTCTTGCCATGACCCCATCCGACTATCGAAAAGCAGCCGAGGGTTTGACGATTCGTTACGCTACGGCAGCGTGCTTTCTGGGCTGGATCATTGTGGCCGTGACTGAGCGCGGCATTTGTGCCATCGAGTTTGGCGACGACCCGAAAAGTTTGCCTGCGCTGGTACAAGCGCGTTTCAGCAAAGCGTTTCTGCAAGAGGGCGGGTCAGAGCTCACGGCTGTAATTGAATCAGTTATCTCTTTTATAGAAGCGCCGGACAGTGCAATTGAACTGCCCCTGGACATTCAGGGCACTGCATTCCAGGAACGTGTCTGGAATGCGCTGCGCTCAGTCCCAGCGGGTAGTACCGTAAGCTATACTGATATAGCTTGTCAGATTGGCTCCCCTAAAGCTGTACGTGCCGTAGCACAAGCCTGTGCGGCCAATAAACTTGCGGTCGTCATACCTTGTCATCGCGTGGTTCGCAGTGATGGTAATTTAAGCGGCTATCGATGGGGTGTGGAGCGCAAACGGGCGCTACTTCGGCATGAGAAAGACAACAAGGGATGA
- a CDS encoding response regulator transcription factor → MTRNVLIVEDNPGIGELVRMHVAELGMTPVLCDRGDTGLERFREGDIDLVILDLMLPGMDGLSVCREIRSGSGYVPVLMLTAKSTELDRVLGLEMGADDYLTKPFSVAELAARVKALFRRVDAMASAPAVETSRDELIVDGLRIDPVSRRVFVTDQEVELTAREFDLLWHFASHPGRVFSRVQLLDTVWGYNHEGYEHTVNTHINRLRGKIETNPAQPEFIQTVWGVGYRFRE, encoded by the coding sequence ATGACTCGAAACGTACTGATAGTTGAAGATAACCCGGGTATAGGTGAGCTCGTGCGTATGCATGTAGCCGAACTAGGTATGACCCCCGTGCTTTGTGATCGAGGGGATACGGGTCTTGAACGGTTTCGTGAAGGTGATATTGATCTTGTGATTCTTGACCTGATGTTGCCCGGAATGGATGGATTATCGGTGTGTCGTGAGATACGTTCTGGCTCAGGCTATGTGCCAGTACTGATGCTTACCGCTAAAAGCACCGAGTTAGACCGGGTTCTGGGTTTGGAAATGGGGGCTGATGATTACCTCACCAAGCCCTTCAGCGTAGCCGAACTTGCTGCCAGGGTGAAAGCCCTGTTTCGGCGGGTGGATGCCATGGCTTCTGCGCCAGCGGTAGAAACCAGCCGTGACGAGTTAATAGTCGATGGGCTACGTATTGATCCAGTGAGCCGCCGCGTGTTTGTAACAGACCAGGAGGTGGAACTCACGGCACGAGAGTTTGATCTGCTGTGGCACTTTGCCAGCCATCCGGGCCGAGTATTTAGTCGTGTCCAATTGCTGGATACAGTCTGGGGTTACAACCACGAAGGTTACGAGCATACCGTGAATACTCACATCAATCGCTTGCGTGGCAAGATCGAAACCAATCCGGCTCAGCCGGAGTTTATCCAGACGGTCTGGGGGGTGGGCTATCGCTTTCGGGAATAA
- a CDS encoding sensor histidine kinase has translation MLKTLYTRLALGLFLLLLAVGLLYTFISLYSLREYSASVNQELHRDLAKNLVSDRNLVSEGQLDRSALEELFALYMTINPSIEIYLLDRDGSILSYSADPAKIKRKQVSLEPLRQLMEDKSRYPVLGDDPRSHDRQKIFSVTPVPSVENPDGYLYVVLRGEEYDAAETMARGGQVLELSVWALLISLAVVMVAGLAIFRLLTRRLTALTRLVEAFENSNMSHKPLITWRDKRPVVCDEIDYLGVTFDDMACRIASQIEQLTEKDAQRRQLVAQVSHDLRTPLASMQGYIESLKLRRDRLSQEEQDRFLDIALKEGQRLSRLVDELFELAALEAREKQPVPEPFPLAELVHDVVQKHGQIAQDNQLELTLSGDPELPTAYADLAMTERVLDNLIGNAIAYSPAGGHIEVILGQESGVPEVCVRDTGPGIPEKDLPHIFDPFYRGDSSGTGHAGLGLAIARRIMALQGGDIRVENRATGGASFCIRLPVYTPNEPSL, from the coding sequence ATGCTGAAAACACTCTACACACGGCTGGCCTTGGGGCTGTTTTTGTTGTTACTCGCCGTTGGCCTGTTGTATACCTTTATCAGCCTCTATTCGTTGCGTGAATACAGTGCGTCAGTAAACCAGGAGTTGCACCGGGACCTGGCAAAGAATCTGGTATCAGACAGGAATCTGGTCAGTGAAGGACAGCTTGATAGAAGTGCCCTGGAGGAGCTGTTTGCACTCTACATGACCATCAACCCCAGCATCGAAATTTATCTGTTGGACCGGGATGGAAGCATTCTTTCCTACTCGGCTGATCCAGCAAAAATCAAACGTAAACAGGTCTCTCTGGAACCGCTTCGGCAGCTAATGGAAGACAAGAGCCGTTATCCCGTGCTGGGCGACGACCCCCGTAGCCATGATCGACAGAAAATATTTTCCGTAACCCCTGTGCCATCAGTAGAGAATCCGGATGGCTATCTTTACGTGGTGCTACGGGGTGAAGAATACGATGCCGCCGAAACCATGGCTCGTGGTGGTCAGGTGCTGGAATTGAGCGTCTGGGCTTTGCTGATCAGTCTGGCGGTAGTGATGGTGGCGGGGCTGGCTATTTTTCGATTGCTGACCCGCCGTCTGACAGCCTTGACGAGGCTAGTAGAGGCATTTGAAAATAGCAACATGAGTCATAAACCACTCATTACCTGGCGCGACAAGCGGCCCGTGGTATGTGATGAGATCGACTATCTGGGTGTTACTTTTGACGATATGGCTTGCCGGATTGCTTCCCAGATTGAGCAGCTAACCGAAAAGGATGCTCAGCGCCGTCAGTTGGTTGCCCAGGTGTCTCATGACCTACGTACCCCACTGGCTTCCATGCAGGGCTATATCGAAAGCCTGAAATTAAGGCGTGATCGTCTTAGTCAGGAAGAGCAGGACCGCTTTCTCGATATAGCCCTTAAGGAAGGTCAGCGCTTAAGCCGCCTGGTTGATGAATTGTTTGAGCTGGCTGCACTTGAAGCCCGGGAGAAACAGCCTGTTCCGGAGCCTTTTCCGCTTGCAGAACTGGTACATGACGTGGTGCAGAAACACGGCCAGATCGCTCAAGACAATCAACTGGAGCTTACCCTCAGCGGAGATCCGGAGCTGCCAACCGCCTACGCGGATCTAGCCATGACTGAACGTGTGCTGGATAACTTGATCGGTAATGCCATAGCTTACAGCCCTGCAGGAGGACACATAGAAGTGATCCTTGGTCAGGAAAGTGGCGTACCAGAGGTATGCGTGCGAGATACTGGTCCGGGTATTCCTGAGAAGGATCTGCCACATATTTTTGATCCTTTCTATCGAGGGGATTCTTCTGGAACTGGCCATGCCGGGCTCGGACTGGCGATCGCCCGCCGTATTATGGCGCTTCAGGGTGGTGATATCCGGGTTGAAAACCGTGCCACTGGGGGGGCTTCTTTCTGCATACGTTTACCTGTGTACACTCCAAATGAACCATCGTTATAA
- the msrB gene encoding peptide-methionine (R)-S-oxide reductase MsrB: MKRYLLPMTAAAIIGLAGFQLNASSDMDSKYAPDDPDLAIATFAGGCFWCVEESFEKVPGVVEAVSGYSGGDEVNPNYQQVSAGLTGHTEAVQVYYDSEVITYEGLLQALWRTANPTDAEGQYVDRGEQYRPAVFYHNDAEKQAAEASVMALEESGRYDNPVVIEIVPFKAFYDAEDYHQDYYDKNPLRYKYYTFNSGRYQFIESVWGEDQAVDYSQYRPQNDDGFNPVTFEKPSDSLLKTQLTEKQYYVTQEDGTERAFNNEYNDEKRPGIYVDIVSGEPLFSSRDKYDSGTGWPSFTQPIKSDSVVEKEDRSFFTVRTEIRSRYADSHLGHVFNDGPAPTGLRYCMNSAAMRFIPLEEMEAQGYGALISEVE, from the coding sequence ATGAAACGCTATCTGTTGCCGATGACTGCTGCAGCTATCATTGGATTGGCGGGATTTCAACTGAATGCTTCCAGTGATATGGATTCGAAATACGCCCCAGATGACCCGGATCTGGCCATTGCCACCTTTGCTGGCGGGTGTTTCTGGTGTGTAGAAGAATCCTTCGAAAAAGTCCCCGGTGTGGTAGAGGCCGTATCCGGTTACAGCGGAGGTGATGAGGTCAATCCTAACTATCAGCAGGTTTCCGCTGGCCTTACAGGTCACACCGAGGCCGTACAGGTTTATTATGACTCAGAAGTGATTACCTATGAAGGGCTGTTGCAGGCGCTATGGCGGACTGCCAACCCGACAGATGCTGAAGGTCAGTATGTCGATCGAGGTGAACAATATCGTCCGGCGGTGTTTTACCACAACGACGCAGAGAAGCAAGCGGCTGAAGCCTCGGTCATGGCACTGGAAGAATCTGGTCGCTATGATAACCCTGTAGTGATCGAGATCGTGCCCTTCAAAGCATTCTACGATGCTGAGGATTATCACCAGGATTACTATGACAAGAACCCGCTGCGCTATAAATATTATACCTTCAACTCAGGGCGTTATCAGTTCATTGAGTCCGTCTGGGGAGAAGATCAGGCTGTAGATTATTCCCAGTATCGTCCACAAAATGACGATGGATTCAATCCTGTTACTTTCGAGAAACCGAGCGACAGTCTACTCAAGACCCAATTGACTGAGAAGCAGTATTATGTCACTCAGGAAGACGGCACTGAACGCGCCTTCAATAACGAATACAATGATGAGAAGCGACCCGGTATCTATGTAGATATTGTATCGGGCGAGCCATTGTTCTCATCGCGTGACAAGTATGACTCCGGTACGGGCTGGCCCAGCTTCACTCAACCTATCAAATCAGATTCGGTGGTAGAGAAAGAGGATAGAAGCTTCTTTACTGTTCGTACTGAAATTCGTAGTCGCTATGCTGACTCGCATCTGGGGCATGTGTTCAACGATGGTCCGGCCCCCACAGGCTTGCGCTATTGCATGAACTCGGCGGCGATGAGGTTCATTCCGCTGGAAGAGATGGAAGCACAGGGCTATGGTGCATTGATCAGTGAAGTAGAATAA
- a CDS encoding NADPH:quinone reductase, whose amino-acid sequence MSQRIQFSKTGDSSVLELVDIDAQDPGPGEVRVRNQAIGLNFIDIYFRTGLYPAPSMPSGLGTEGAGYVEAVGEGVSYLKEGDRVAYAQAPLGAYAQQHTLPADKVIRLPDFIDFETAAASMLKGLTVQYLLRQTRALQGGETILFHAAAGGVGSIACQWARALGVKLIGTVSSAEKAALAVQNGAWATINYSEESVVERVRELTQGAMCDVVYDSVGKDTWITSLDCLKPRSLMVSFGNSSGPVDGVNLAILNQKGALFVTRPSLNGYADTRERLEMMCEEFFGMIGSGKIHIDIANRYALADAGKAQDALQSRKTTGSTILLP is encoded by the coding sequence ATGAGTCAGCGTATCCAGTTTTCCAAAACCGGTGATTCCAGCGTACTGGAGTTGGTGGATATTGACGCACAAGATCCGGGACCCGGTGAAGTCCGGGTTCGTAACCAGGCGATTGGTCTTAACTTTATCGATATCTATTTTCGGACTGGCCTATATCCTGCACCTTCCATGCCTTCCGGACTGGGTACTGAAGGAGCAGGCTATGTAGAGGCCGTAGGTGAGGGCGTGAGCTATCTGAAAGAGGGCGACAGGGTTGCCTATGCGCAAGCTCCTCTGGGTGCTTATGCCCAGCAACACACCTTACCGGCTGACAAGGTGATCCGCTTGCCAGACTTTATCGACTTCGAAACAGCGGCAGCCAGTATGCTCAAGGGACTGACAGTGCAGTATTTATTACGTCAGACACGCGCCCTGCAAGGTGGCGAAACGATCCTGTTTCATGCTGCAGCGGGTGGGGTTGGATCGATTGCCTGTCAATGGGCCCGTGCGCTGGGAGTTAAACTGATCGGTACGGTCAGTTCAGCGGAAAAGGCGGCACTGGCGGTCCAAAACGGAGCCTGGGCCACGATCAATTATTCTGAAGAGTCAGTGGTTGAGCGGGTTCGTGAGCTGACTCAGGGGGCTATGTGTGATGTGGTTTATGACTCTGTGGGCAAGGATACCTGGATCACTTCACTGGATTGCCTCAAACCCCGCTCCTTGATGGTCAGTTTTGGCAACTCATCCGGTCCGGTGGATGGGGTTAATCTGGCTATACTGAACCAGAAGGGTGCGTTGTTTGTCACCCGGCCAAGCCTCAACGGCTATGCTGATACCCGTGAGCGACTGGAGATGATGTGTGAAGAGTTTTTCGGCATGATTGGCAGTGGCAAAATCCACATAGATATCGCGAATCGCTATGCGTTGGCTGATGCAGGCAAGGCTCAGGATGCCCTGCAAAGCCGGAAGACCACTGGGTCAACGATTTTATTACCTTAG
- a CDS encoding MetQ/NlpA family ABC transporter substrate-binding protein produces the protein MKKLIVAFAALAAFSVQAETLSVAATAVPHAEILEFVKPGLAEQGVDLQISVFTDYVQPNVQVAEKRIDANFFQHQPYLDEFNASRGTELVTVAGIHVEPFGAYSAKHTQLDELPRRAEVAIPNDATNGGRALLLLQSAGLITLKPEAGITATPRDIADNPLQLRIREIEAATLPRVMNQVDLALINTNYALEAGLSPQDDALVIEGSESPYVNILVTHADSTDNAALQALIEALKTDSVREFILEKYEGAVVPAF, from the coding sequence ATGAAAAAACTAATAGTAGCCTTTGCTGCTCTGGCGGCTTTCTCAGTACAAGCCGAAACCTTGAGTGTTGCAGCTACCGCTGTGCCTCATGCTGAAATCCTGGAATTCGTTAAGCCGGGTCTCGCCGAACAGGGCGTAGATCTGCAGATTAGCGTTTTCACTGATTATGTGCAGCCCAACGTACAGGTCGCTGAAAAGCGCATTGATGCCAACTTTTTCCAGCATCAGCCCTATCTGGATGAGTTTAATGCCAGTCGCGGCACAGAGCTGGTCACTGTGGCCGGTATCCATGTTGAACCGTTTGGCGCCTACTCAGCCAAACACACCCAGCTTGATGAACTGCCACGTCGCGCAGAAGTTGCTATTCCTAATGATGCAACCAATGGTGGTCGCGCCCTATTGCTATTGCAGAGTGCGGGTCTGATCACGCTAAAACCAGAAGCCGGTATCACTGCAACACCACGTGATATTGCCGACAACCCGCTGCAGCTGCGTATTCGTGAAATTGAAGCGGCCACACTGCCACGCGTAATGAACCAAGTGGACCTGGCGTTGATCAATACCAACTATGCCCTGGAAGCAGGCCTATCACCACAAGATGATGCTCTGGTGATTGAAGGCAGTGAATCGCCCTACGTCAACATTCTGGTGACGCATGCAGACAGCACTGATAACGCTGCACTCCAGGCGCTGATTGAAGCCCTGAAAACAGATAGCGTGCGTGAGTTTATCCTTGAGAAGTATGAAGGTGCCGTCGTACCGGCTTTCTGA
- a CDS encoding methionine ABC transporter permease codes for MNQFFSNVDWYDIWMATLDTLLMLGGSMLFTLLLGLPLGILLFMTGPKQMFEQKGLYALLSFFVNILRSLPFIILLIVMIPLTLMITGTSLGVAGAIPPLVVGATPFFARLVETALREVDRGIIEATQAMGANTRQIIINALLPEARPGIIAATTVTAITLVSYTAMAGVVGAGGLGDLAIRYGYQRFQTDVMVVTVVLLLILVQILQMLGDRLVVHYSRK; via the coding sequence ATGAATCAGTTTTTCAGCAATGTCGATTGGTATGATATCTGGATGGCAACCCTGGATACCCTGCTGATGCTGGGTGGTTCCATGCTGTTCACACTGCTGCTGGGCTTGCCGCTGGGTATTCTGCTGTTTATGACTGGCCCAAAACAGATGTTTGAACAGAAAGGGCTTTATGCGCTGTTATCTTTTTTCGTTAACATTTTACGCTCCCTGCCCTTCATCATTCTATTGATTGTGATGATTCCGTTAACACTGATGATTACCGGTACCTCACTGGGTGTTGCAGGTGCTATTCCACCCTTGGTGGTAGGCGCAACGCCCTTCTTCGCCCGACTGGTTGAAACGGCGCTGCGTGAAGTGGATCGCGGCATCATTGAAGCTACTCAAGCGATGGGTGCCAATACCCGTCAGATTATTATCAATGCACTTTTGCCCGAGGCTCGCCCCGGCATTATTGCGGCGACGACCGTAACCGCTATTACACTGGTTTCCTACACTGCCATGGCGGGCGTTGTCGGTGCAGGGGGTCTGGGTGATCTGGCGATACGCTATGGCTACCAGCGCTTTCAGACCGATGTCATGGTAGTCACGGTGGTACTGTTATTGATACTGGTACAGATCTTACAAATGCTTGGAGATCGACTGGTTGTTCATTATTCACGCAAGTGA
- a CDS encoding methionine ABC transporter ATP-binding protein: MIQFEGVHKTYKVSGREVTALETCNLHIPQGQIFGLIGHSGAGKSTLLRLINRLEEPSGGRILVADEDVTALNAKDLRRFRQGLGMIFQHFNLLASKTVADNVAMPLKLAGEHSTAQIRERVAMLLDRVGLSDHALKYPAQLSGGQKQRVGIARALATEPKILLCDEATSALDPQTTAQVLQLLNELNRELNLTIVLITHEMDVIRRVCDQVAVMDAGLIVEQGQVADVFLHPKHPTTRRFVYEAEQLDEQEMANDFSRVEGRIVRLTFQGEATYAPLLGQIARQTGVDYSILSGRIDHIRDTPYGQLTLSLVGGDASAAIKQLQAAQVTVEVLRT; the protein is encoded by the coding sequence GTGATCCAATTTGAAGGTGTGCACAAGACTTACAAGGTCAGTGGACGCGAGGTTACGGCGCTGGAGACTTGCAACCTGCATATCCCGCAGGGGCAGATCTTCGGCCTTATCGGTCATTCTGGTGCCGGTAAAAGTACTCTGTTGCGTCTGATAAACCGCCTGGAAGAGCCCAGCGGCGGTCGTATTCTCGTGGCTGACGAAGATGTGACCGCACTGAATGCAAAAGACCTCAGGCGCTTTCGCCAGGGGCTGGGGATGATCTTCCAGCACTTCAACCTGCTGGCATCAAAAACAGTGGCTGATAATGTCGCCATGCCATTAAAACTGGCTGGCGAACATTCTACGGCACAGATTCGTGAACGTGTTGCAATGCTGCTGGACCGAGTGGGTCTGAGTGATCATGCGCTGAAATACCCGGCGCAGTTATCCGGTGGACAAAAGCAACGCGTTGGCATCGCCAGAGCCCTGGCCACGGAACCCAAAATTCTGCTGTGTGATGAGGCTACCAGTGCGCTGGACCCTCAGACTACCGCTCAGGTTTTGCAACTGCTGAATGAACTTAATCGTGAGCTCAATCTGACCATTGTCCTGATCACCCATGAAATGGATGTCATCCGTCGTGTGTGTGATCAGGTTGCGGTTATGGATGCGGGTCTCATTGTGGAACAAGGCCAGGTAGCTGACGTATTCCTGCACCCTAAACACCCAACTACACGGCGCTTTGTCTATGAGGCCGAACAGCTGGATGAGCAGGAAATGGCTAATGATTTTTCCCGAGTTGAAGGGCGAATTGTGCGCCTGACCTTTCAGGGTGAAGCCACCTATGCCCCCCTGCTCGGGCAAATTGCGCGTCAGACTGGCGTTGATTACAGCATACTGTCAGGGCGTATTGACCATATACGCGACACACCTTACGGACAATTAACCCTGTCGCTGGTCGGCGGCGATGCCAGTGCGGCCATCAAACAACTGCAAGCCGCCCAGGTTACGGTTGAGGTACTGCGGACATGA
- a CDS encoding DMT family transporter produces the protein MQHSALKSDFLLVLVTLLAATSWVFSREALTGMAPLQFIGGRFLCAGLILGAFGYSALKQLAGESWLRALMTGVVMGMAMCFWIMGLYHSDNMGIGAFITSLSVVFVPIVGRFLFATRTPVSTWIAMLIALIGLACLRLEGGFALSVSDLFFLAAALMLSLHFNLNSRYAVRIAPLPLTAIQLSMTGLVALTMSALLEAEALNLNSSLLGWLIASIVIGTCMRFFLQVKAQGMVSASHAAVIMTLEPVWASLIGVLLYAEHMTRLQLIGCCLIFSALLVSRWRFLLRRPARS, from the coding sequence ATGCAACACAGTGCATTAAAATCAGATTTTCTGTTGGTCCTGGTCACATTATTGGCAGCAACCAGTTGGGTATTCTCACGTGAAGCCTTGACAGGTATGGCTCCACTGCAATTTATTGGCGGACGCTTTTTGTGTGCCGGATTGATTCTGGGTGCTTTTGGTTATAGTGCTCTGAAGCAACTAGCGGGTGAGTCTTGGCTTCGTGCACTGATGACCGGCGTGGTAATGGGGATGGCGATGTGCTTCTGGATCATGGGGCTCTACCATTCTGATAATATGGGCATTGGAGCGTTTATCACCAGCCTGAGCGTGGTATTTGTCCCTATTGTCGGGCGATTTTTATTCGCTACACGGACTCCGGTAAGTACCTGGATTGCAATGCTCATAGCTCTGATTGGGCTGGCTTGTCTTCGCCTTGAAGGTGGCTTTGCCCTGTCAGTATCTGATCTGTTTTTTCTAGCTGCTGCACTGATGTTGTCGCTGCATTTTAACTTAAACAGTCGTTATGCTGTACGGATAGCTCCGCTGCCATTGACAGCCATACAGTTAAGTATGACTGGCTTGGTGGCCCTGACCATGTCAGCGCTTTTAGAAGCGGAAGCGCTGAATCTCAACAGCTCGCTACTCGGCTGGCTGATTGCCAGTATTGTGATTGGCACCTGTATGCGTTTTTTCCTGCAGGTCAAAGCTCAGGGCATGGTCAGCGCCAGCCATGCGGCGGTTATCATGACGCTTGAGCCGGTATGGGCCAGCCTGATTGGTGTTCTGCTTTATGCAGAGCATATGACCCGGTTACAGTTGATTGGCTGTTGCCTTATATTCAGTGCGTTGTTGGTGAGTCGCTGGCGTTTTCTGTTACGACGCCCTGCACGTAGCTAG